Within Actinosynnema pretiosum, the genomic segment GGTGCCCGTGACCGCCGACGACCGCCCTTACCACCACGGGAGGCTCCGCGAGGCCCTGCTCGACGCCGCCTGGCGCAGCGTGCGGGAGCACGGCGCGGAGCAGCTCTCGCTCCGCGAGCTGGCCAGGGAGGTCGGGGTCAGCCACGCCGCGCCGCGCAGGCACTTCCCCGACCGGCAGGCCCTGCTCGACGCGCTGGCGATCGCCGGGTTCGAGCGGATGGACGCCGAGCTGCGCACCGCCGTGGCGGGCGCGGGCGCGGACTACCGGGACCGGCTGGTCGCCGCCACGCGCGCCTACTTCCGGTTCGCGGTGGACGACCCGGCGCTGCTGGAGCTGATGTACACCGGCAAGCACCGGCCGGGCGCGGACGCCGTCGTCGCCGCCGTGGCGGCCCCGCTGGGGCTGCTGGAGGCGATGCTCGCCGAGGGGCTGGAGCGGGGCGAGCTGGGCGACGGGGACCCGGAGCGGATCGGCGTGCTGATGTTCGCGACCGTGCACGGGCTCGCCGCCATGGTGAAGGGCCGGATGGTCGACCGGGAGGTCGCGGGCGGGCTGGTGGACGACGCGGTGGTGCGGTTCCTCACCGGCGGCGTCCCGAGCGCGGCGGGCGCACCGGGCGCGGCGGGCGCACCGGGCGCGGCGGGCGCACCGGGCGCGGCGGGCGGCGCGCTGTGGACCTGCCCCCGGCCCTGAGCGCTGCGGACCTGAGCGCTGCGGCACCGAGCACCGCCGTCCCGAGCACCGCCGTCCCGAGCGCAGCCGTGCCAGGCGCCGCGCCCCCGAGCCTGGTCGGCCCCGGTCCGATCACCCGGCCCGCGCGTCCCGACCCCCGCTGACCAGCGGCGACCCGCCGCGCCCGGCGCAGCGGGCGAACGCCCGCCCACCCGTGGCGACGCGCCGGGGCGCGGGGAGGTCCACGTTCCGGACCGCCGCGGCGGCGGTGGTGCGAGACTCCTCCCGTGACGGAGCACACCGGGGAGTCGGTATTCGACTGGATCGACGCGCGGGCCGAGGCTCGGGCCGAGGCCGGGCTCACCCGGAGGGTGCGGCCACGCCCGGCGTCCGGCGGGGCGCTCGACCTGGCGGGCAACGACTACCTCGGGCTCGCCAGGGACAAGCGGGTCGTGGGCGCGGCGGCCGCCGCGTCGATGCGCTGGGGCGCGGGCTCGACCGGGTCGCGGCTGGTCACCGGCTCCACCGAGCTGCACACCGAGCTGGAGTACGAGCTGGCGAACTTCTGCGGCGCGCAGGCGGCGCTGGTGTTCTCCTCCGGGTACGCGGCGAACCTGGGCGCGCTGACCGCCCTGTCCGGGCCGGGCACGGCGATCGTGGCCGACCAGCACATCCACGCCTCGCTGATCGACGGCTGCAAGCTCTCGCGCGCGGACGTGGTGGTGGCCGGGCACCGCGACCTGCCGCAGGTCACGCGCGCGCTGTC encodes:
- a CDS encoding TetR/AcrR family transcriptional regulator; this translates as MTADDRPYHHGRLREALLDAAWRSVREHGAEQLSLRELAREVGVSHAAPRRHFPDRQALLDALAIAGFERMDAELRTAVAGAGADYRDRLVAATRAYFRFAVDDPALLELMYTGKHRPGADAVVAAVAAPLGLLEAMLAEGLERGELGDGDPERIGVLMFATVHGLAAMVKGRMVDREVAGGLVDDAVVRFLTGGVPSAAGAPGAAGAPGAAGAPGAAGGALWTCPRP